The DNA segment ACCTTGAGACGGAAGAGGTCCGACTTAACAGAGTCGTCCGCCGGGCTTTCGACCTTTTCAGCCAACAGCTCAAGCTCCATAATATCACCGTCGAATGGTATCTTGAGGAAGAGCAACCCATCATTCATGCCGATTCCAACCGACTGGAGCAGGTCTTTATCAACATGCTGATCAATGCCCGAGATGCCATTGAAGAACGCTGCGCCAATGCCGAGTGCTCTGCTCCCGAACGCTTCATCGTCATCCGTACCCGATCCACCCGTCGTTCTGTCATAGCCGAAATCCACGATTCCGGAACCGGCATACCCAAAGAACTTCTGCCTCGTCTTTTCGAACCTTTCTTTACCACAAAAGAAGTCGGGCAAGGGACCGGCCTAGGCCTCTCCATCTCTTACGGTATCGTCACCGACTACGGTGGGACCATTCATGTCACCTCCCCACGCTCCCATGGTTCTCGATTCACCATCACCTTTCCTCGCGCTGCCACAAGAAGCCAGAAGCAGTTAAAATCAAACACCTACCGATAAGCTCACAAAATATACATTGAAAGGTCTCTGAAAATGAACGAGAAGCTTTCGCTTGCCGCTACACACGCAACCGCTCTTTGGAAAAGGTTCACTGAAGCGAGAGAGAAGGCTCCAGAACATCCTCCACGGCCCCGCTCCTGAACAGACGATCATGCCCGCTCTTTGTCGGTTATACGGTAAACCGAGTCCCAACCTTGCAAGGATCACCCGATCCACTCAGGAAGAGTCCACTTAGCAAGTAAAAAAACAGACCCAAAGCATGCGAATGCAATGGGCCTGAAAGAGTCGAAGGGGAGCAGGCGGAAAACCGCTTTCACGGACCTTCCGATCATTTCATATCAGTGGGGTATCCTGCGTCCAACCAATCGTTCCATCCCCCCTTGAGAGCATAGACCTTGCTGAATCCCTTTTTCATGAGTGCCTGTGCCACCCGAGCACTGGTATACTCATTGGGTCAGGCGCAATACAGAACAAACGTCTTGTCCCGATCCATAGAGGTAGCCCATGCATCAACATCATTATACGGCTTTCTGACACTGTTCCTGATCATTTTTTCACTTCCGTCAAAATCCTTTCCACGGCGAACATCAATGATAATGACTTCATCTGAATCCAGGCGTGACAACAACTCTGTTCCGGTCATACGCGGAACTCTATCCCCGACGAAACCAGGCCCAGCCGAAACCGAAATCCCCCACACAAGACAAAGAAGGGCTGCTCCAATGGCTAACCCTCTTGTTATTCTTTTCATCTCTCCCTCCAAAGTATACAGACTCTGCCCGCCTCAAACCAAAGACGCGCACTCAAAGATATTAAACCTGAAACGGGATCATAGCTCAAGACAAGAAATTCTCTTGAACCCAGGCTTCCCCCCAAAAAAAGCTCCGCCTGCCAGACAGACGGAGCTTTACAGAAAAAAACAATGGGGAATTAGGGAAAAACTATTTCCACCTGCTCAGCCGCAGGTTCGCGCTTGACGATCTCACCGATGCGATATGCGTCCACATCATCACGAGCATCAAGTATCTCCAGCGCGGATTCGGCGGAGTCACAATCGCAAATCAGAATATACCCGATACCGCAGTTGAAGATCTGGAGCATTTCCGGCCAGGAGAGATCCCCTTCATTCTTGAGCCAGTCAAAAATGGGCAGCATCGGCCAAGAGCCGAACTCCACTGAAGCGGCTGTGTCTTCGGGCAGGATACGGGGAACGTTGTCGTAAAAACCACCTCCGGTCACATGAACCATGCCTTTAATGGGCAGGGTCTTCATAAGCTCAAGGACCGGTTTGACGTATATTTTCGTGGGCTCGATAAGGACATCAGCCACGGTCGCATCCGTTCCGGGGAAAATATCATCATTCTTGAGACCGGATTGCGTCAGAATTTTGCGAATAAGCGACCAGCCGTTTGAATGCGCACCAGTTGAAGCAAGACCGATAAGGACATCGCCCGGAGAAACATCTTTACCCGAAACAAGCTTGGGGGAATCGACCATCCCCACAGCAAACCCGGAAAGATCATATTCTCCATCGGGATAAAAACCTGGCATTTCTGCGGTTTCTCCTCCCAACAAGGCACAATCAGACTGGCGACACCCTTCACAGACACCGGAGACAACCTGCTCGGCAACACCGGATTCGAGCTTTCCCGTGGCAAAATAATCGAGAAAGAAAAGAGGAGCCGCACCCTGCACCAAAACATCATTCACGGACATGGCAACCAGATCAATCCCCACAGTGTCATGCCGGTCAAACATGAAGGCCAACTTGAGCTTGGTCCCCACACCATCTGCCCCGGCCACCAGCATGGGAGCCTCCATTCCAGCCACATCAGGCTTGAACAGTCCTCCGAAGCCACCAATATCAGTCGCCACACCAGGCGTGAAGGTGGACTTCACCATATCCTTGATCCGACTGACGAATTGATTGCCAGCTTCGATATCCACACCAGCTGCGGTATATGCCTTGGAACGTTTGGCGCTGTCGCTCATCTCACTCTCCTCAAAAAAATATTACTTTCAGGTCATGCCCGAATGGTGAACAGTGCGGAAAAACCGGAACCAGAGTCCTCGGCATACTCAAGAAGAGATTACCAAACCATATGCCCGGCGTCATCCCCTCAAACCTCTCATGAAGCCAGGGTGGGTTATAGATTGTTGGCGCACCAAGTTCAAGCGAAGACTTGTACGGCGCATCATTTGCATTGTCATTTTCACAAGAGCCGCCTATTTTAAGGCAAACACGAGAAAAAGTGAGTACTCAGGAGGTAAGCATGCGTCATCTTAACAAGATATATATTACGGTTGTTACTGTTATTATTTTGACGTTCTCCCTTGCCTCTGCCGAATCAAAATTCAAGAATGAAGATACTGCCGCCAATCGGCAGGACAATGTCTTCGGCACCGATCAGGCCGAAGATACCAGCACAACCAAATTCGGCAAGGATGAAACAGGTAGCACCACCATCAAGACCAAGGCACGACCCAAGAAAGAGCCTGTGGACTGGTATGACAAGATAATTATCACAGTCAACCCGGAAACCAAGTGGCCCACGGACGGCACCACCACAACGACCACCTATGACAATGCCACCGACACGCAGACAACAACGACGACACAATAACCCCATTGATCAGGGAAATGAGGGAAATGCCTCCATGCATGAAGCCCGGCTGTGGAAACCACTTCGAAAGCCCCTTGTCCAGTGTCAACTCTGCAATCATTTTTGTCTCATCAAACCAGACATGCGCGGTCGATGTGGAGTTCGGGAAAACATTGACGGCACTCTCTACACCTTGAATTATGGAAGAGTCGCGGCGGTGAATCTTGACCCGATCGAAAAAAAACCGCTCTATCATTTCCAGCCGGGTACACAAACCTATTCCTTTGCAACCATGGGGTGCAATCTAAGCTGCTCATTCTGCCAGAACTGGTCCATTTCCCAACCTCCACGAGTTGATGGAACTCTTGAAGGTCAGCCAAGGAGTCCCGAGATGCTGGTCAGGGAAGCTCTCCGCCTCAATGCATCATCCATTGCCTACACCTATACTGAGCCAACCGTATTTTTCGAATTGATGCACGATACTGCCCAGCTTGCTAGAAATAATAAATTAAAAAACGTTATGGTTTCAAATGGATACATGAGTCGCAAATGTCTTGATGCGCTCGGCCCTGATATAGATGCCATCAACGTGGACCTCAAATGTTTTACAGAAGATTTTTATCAGGATCTTTCCGGCGCGGCCCTGGCTCCGGTTCTTGAAAATCTTCGGTATATCAAGAACGAATTGAAATGGTGGTTGGAAGTCACCACACTGCTTATCCCCGGAAAAAATGATTCAGCCCACGAACTCAATGCCCTGACGGACTTTCTTGTTTCGGAATTGGGACCGGAAACACCCTGGCATATATCACGGTTTCACCCGGATTATAAGATGGGCCGAACACCGGCAACATCTCGCGACAGCCTGGACATGGCCTATGAAATTGGTTGTCAAAAAGGGCTCAAATATATCTATATCGGCAATATGCCGGGTCTCGACAGGCAGCACACGCACTGCCCCGGTTGCGGTCATCGGGTGATCACCCGCTCAGGCTTCGGTGTGGCCCTGACAGAACTGGAGCATGGGACGTGCTCTCAGTGCGGTAAAAAGATCCATGGTATAAATTTATGATGTTCGGACTTGCCAAGGGGATTCTTTTTCAGTAGGTATTCACTCCCTTCGACGGAATATCAGCTTTTGGCTGGGACCGTCAGAGTCACCCGCCCACCAGAATACGGGCTTCTCCAGTTCACTGGAAAACAAGGGTGCGAAACAGTCGGGGCATGGCGCAGTCTGGTAGCGCGCCTGCTTTGGGAGCAGGATGCCGGGAGTTCAAATCTCTCTGCCCCGACCACGAAAATCAAGTGACTTCAGGTGATCACCTGAGGTCACTTTTTTTCAATGGCGTCAACTTTCCTTGAAAAATCGGGAAGAGGGACTCCATGTATTGAGTCTCTCTTCCTGTTTATTTGCCAAGTGAATTACCGAGACTTCACTCCGTAGGCGACACTGGGCGATGAGTCTGGCACTACTTTTCCCTGCACCAATCATTTTCCAACCTGCGTCCGGCTTTGTTTGACTCTTTCCTTTGAAAAGGACAAAACATGGTAAGAAAACCACTTATGCCCGACTCCAGCAGGATGTGCCATGTTACGAAATATCTCCCGGCCCGCGATTTTTGCATTGTTGACACTTTGTCTGGGAATCCTGGCCGGGTACGCGACCAGAACAGCCGGGTCTCAAGTCCAATTGACGGGCATCGCAGTGACTTTGTTGATCTGCTGCTGGGGGTTCCGACTGACGGCAGAAGGAACGGCAGCCATGCTCTTCTTCCTGTTTCTCGCAGTGGGCCATGTCATTGAACCTCGCTCTATCTTCGGGGGCTTTTCCTCCCCTGCTTTCTGGTTGATCTTCTCGGGTCTGATCATAGGGAAAGCGATCAAGGTTTCCGGCTTGAGCGATCGGCTCGCTTACATATTTCAGGGGAAAGGCACAGGTTCATATGCTTCGGTCTTGGCTCGCGTGGTCATGGCCGCGGTCCTCTTCGCCTTCGTGGTCCCCTCTGCACTGGGGAGGATCATTATCCTCCTGCCTATGCTTGAAGCTGTAGCCCACAATTACGGATTCAAAAAAGAGGATACCGGATTCATCGGGATCATGCTGGCTGGTGTTCTCGGCACCTATTATCCGGGCTTCACCATCCTGCCGTCCAACCTCCCCAATATCATCATGGCCGGCTCTGCCGAAACCATCTACGGCATCACCATCGGCTACATGGATTATTTCCTTTTACATTTCCCGATTCTGGGCGCGGGCAAGGCTCTTCTTCTGTGGCTGTTCATACTCAAGGCTTTCCCGGCCACATTGACAGCGCAGGGGCAGGAACGCCCCCCCCAAGCGTGGCAACCGGCTGAACGAATTGCCCTTGTTGTTCTGGCTGCCGCCCTGATTCTCTGGATGCTCGACTCTATCCATGGTATTTCACCGGGCTGGATCAGCCTTGGTGCGGCATTGATCTTCCTCCTCCTGCCCAAATGGTTCGGCACGGAACTGTTCTCGGGCGTCAAGTTTGACACTCTGCTTTTCGTTGCCTGCGCTATCGGCGTGGGAGAAATAATTGAGGTTTCCGGGCTTGGAGCCTTTGCTTCCACCAGCCTCCTGCACATTGTCCCGCTTGACGGAGCAGGACCGGCCAAATCAGTCCCGGTGATTCTGACCATGTTCATGGGAACAGGACTCATGACCCTGATGCCAAGCATTCCATCCGTCTTCGTCCCATTGGCAGACGGTATCGCACAGGCCAGCGGGCTGCCTTTGAAATCTCTCCTAATGCTACTCGTCCCTGCCTTTTCATCCTTTCTTCTCCCATACCAAGCCCCTCCCCTCATCGTGACCATGCATTATGGCGGCATCACCTACCGAACCATGGCCAAGGTCACCCTCAGCATTTTCCTCTTCACTCTTCTGATCATCTTCCCCCTTGATCTGCTCTGGTGGAAACTGCTGGGCGTTCCTTTACACTAGGAATCACGAAACCCCACCGGGGAAGTCTGAATATTGCGCATCGCGGTCAACCGGATATCCTTGCCAAAAGCAATACGGCATTGTGCCGACTGCAATAAAAACACAGATTGGAGAGAACCATGTATTGCCTCTATGCGTTCAATGGAGACTTGATGTGCTTTGTCCATGTTCTGCTCAATGGGCTGGATATGCAGGAACGGGGGAAGGATGTCGCTATCGTCCTTGAGGGGGCTGCGGTCACTCTGGTCCCTGAACTGGAAAAAGTGAGCTGTCCTTTCCATGCTCTCTATAATAAGGCCAAAACAACGGGCCTGATTGACGGAGTCTGCAAAGCATGTTCGGCAAAACTCGGTGTGCTTGATGCAGTCAATGAAGCCGGGCTGGTCCTGCTTGATGACATGTCAGGGCACCCCTCCATGGCGGCTTATACCGAAAAGGGATACACAATCATCACCTTTTAACCCTCCTCGAAAACACCTCTTCCCTGGTAAGAGAGTGGAGACTCTCAGCTCTCTGGCCTTGCCATCACCCTGAGTTGCATTCACTTTTCGATCGAAACAGGGTGCCTCCATGCTTTTGCATCAATCCATTTCATGCGTGGGAACGCCTGAGCATGAATGTTACGCCATTTTATCCTGACTAAAAAAATCAACAATACAAGAGAATAAGAAGCGCATTGATGTGTCTTTTCGTGCAAAGGTATCTCAATTGGACATTTCGCAGAATATTGCTTAGATATTGGCCGTTTTTTGGGGAGAAAAAACGGAAAAGACAAAGGGAGTTCGTACAAAGTACGAGACAGGAGTATCTTTTCCGCTTGCAGACAAACGAGGCGGTCCCTCGTGTGTCTCTCTTCTTCATCCCGCGGACAAAGGCGGGGAGAATCTCAAACCATACAGGTGATAGATAATGGCTCAACGTGAACAATGGGGTTCCCGTGCCGGCTTTGTGCTGGCAGCGGTCGGCTCCGCCATCGGATTAGGAAACATCTGGCGTTTCCCATACATGGCCTATGAAAATGGCGGAGGCGCTTTTCTCATTCCTTACATTTTCGCCCTGCTCACAGCAGGCATTCCCTTCATGATCCTTGAATTCGGCATGGGGCACAAATTCCGTGGCTCCGCGCCCAAAGTTTTCAGTCGAATCGGCACCAAGTGGGAATGGCTTGGTTGGATGCAGGTTCTGGTGGCTCTGGTCATTTCCATATATTATGTGGCGGTTATCGGCTGGACCATCAACTACACCGGTTTTGCGGTCAACCAGGCATGGGGAAGTGATCCCAAGGGATTTTTCTTCGGTGAATATCTCGGTCTGACAGGTTCTCCGCTGGAATTGGGCGGCATCCGCTGGCCTATCCTCGGGGCATGCACCATGGCCTGGGCCATCACCTGGCTTGCATGTACTTCCGGTATACGCAAAGGCATTGAACGAGCCTGCAAGGTGCTCATTCCATTGCTCTTCGTCCTCGTGCTGGTGCTCATATTCCGTGTCGTGAACCTGCCCGGCGCAGCCACTGGTCTCGACTATCTTTTCAACCCCGATTTCAGCAAGCTGGCTGACTTCTCTGTCTGGGCCGATGCCTATGGCCAGATATTCTTCTCCCTGTCGGTCGGATTCGCCATCATGCTGGCCTACTCCAGCTATCTGCCCAAGGAAGCGGATATCAACAACAACGCAGCCATTACCGTCTTCATGAACTGTGGTTTCTCCATGCTCGCAGGCATCATGATCTTCGCGGTGCTCGGCAATATGGCCCACGCCACAGGACAGGCTGTCAATGACGTGGCCGGAGCCGGTGTCGGTCTTGCCTTCATTACCATTCCGGCAGCTATCAACACCATGCCCGCACCCGTATTCTTCGGCACTTTGTTCTTCGTTTGCCTGACCATGGCCGGCGTCAGCTCCCACATCTCCATTGTGGAAGCCGTCTGCTCTTCCTTTATCGACAAATTCGGCTGGAGCCGTAAAAAGACCACAACGCTGGTCTGTTCCTTCGGCTTTGCCATGACCGTCATTTTCACGACTGGCGGCGGCCTGCTCATTCTCGATATTGTTGACCACTTCATCAACAACCTCTGCATTCTGGGCCTGGCCTTGTTGGAAATCGTCCTGATGAGCTATATTGTCGGGCTTGAGGACATCCGTAACCATGTCAATGCATCTTCCGATTTCACGGTGGGCAATGCATGGATGCTCTGCCTCAAACTGGTGACCGTCGCCGTTCTCGGCTACACGTTCATCATGAATATAGTGACCGACTACGGCACTCCGTATGGCGGGTATGCCACCAAAGACCTTCTGGCCCTTGGCTGGTCCATCCTGCCCATTGCGTTTGTCATGTCCTTAGCCCTGAACAGGAAGCAGGCAGTACCCGGCTTCATCGGCAAAAAATAGGAGACTTCCATGTCCACATCCGCAATCATCATGATGGTCGTCGGTCTGGGTGTTACATGGGGAGGCGCAGCATTCTGCATTCGCCTCGCCATCAGCAAACAAAACGATTAAGACCAGACACCTTTGCTGAGCGGTCCGACGACGGTTCCTCACTTCCGGATTGACCGGAGTTGTCAAGACTCAAAACAGGCAGGCCTGTTCCGTGTATAAGCGGAACAGGCCTGCCTCATTTCTTTTGTCGTCAAAAGAACTCGAATTCATCCTTTTCAAGGCAGGAATTGCCAAGAACCAAAATTCCTTTTATCTTCTGAGAATGAGAGAAGACATGAAGCTTGGAGAATCCTGATGCACCGACGACACCTCTTCCCGTTCCTGCTCCTCTGCACCATGATATCATGGAGAGGACAAGCTGCTGCTTTCCACCAATCCCCC comes from the Pseudodesulfovibrio piezophilus C1TLV30 genome and includes:
- a CDS encoding rhodanese-related (seleno)protein; the protein is MKRITRGLAIGAALLCLVWGISVSAGPGFVGDRVPRMTGTELLSRLDSDEVIIIDVRRGKDFDGSEKMIRNSVRKPYNDVDAWATSMDRDKTFVLYCAUPNEYTSARVAQALMKKGFSKVYALKGGWNDWLDAGYPTDMK
- the purM gene encoding phosphoribosylformylglycinamidine cyclo-ligase translates to MSDSAKRSKAYTAAGVDIEAGNQFVSRIKDMVKSTFTPGVATDIGGFGGLFKPDVAGMEAPMLVAGADGVGTKLKLAFMFDRHDTVGIDLVAMSVNDVLVQGAAPLFFLDYFATGKLESGVAEQVVSGVCEGCRQSDCALLGGETAEMPGFYPDGEYDLSGFAVGMVDSPKLVSGKDVSPGDVLIGLASTGAHSNGWSLIRKILTQSGLKNDDIFPGTDATVADVLIEPTKIYVKPVLELMKTLPIKGMVHVTGGGFYDNVPRILPEDTAASVEFGSWPMLPIFDWLKNEGDLSWPEMLQIFNCGIGYILICDCDSAESALEILDARDDVDAYRIGEIVKREPAAEQVEIVFP
- the amrS gene encoding AmmeMemoRadiSam system radical SAM enzyme, yielding MHEARLWKPLRKPLVQCQLCNHFCLIKPDMRGRCGVRENIDGTLYTLNYGRVAAVNLDPIEKKPLYHFQPGTQTYSFATMGCNLSCSFCQNWSISQPPRVDGTLEGQPRSPEMLVREALRLNASSIAYTYTEPTVFFELMHDTAQLARNNKLKNVMVSNGYMSRKCLDALGPDIDAINVDLKCFTEDFYQDLSGAALAPVLENLRYIKNELKWWLEVTTLLIPGKNDSAHELNALTDFLVSELGPETPWHISRFHPDYKMGRTPATSRDSLDMAYEIGCQKGLKYIYIGNMPGLDRQHTHCPGCGHRVITRSGFGVALTELEHGTCSQCGKKIHGINL
- a CDS encoding SLC13 family permease; protein product: MLRNISRPAIFALLTLCLGILAGYATRTAGSQVQLTGIAVTLLICCWGFRLTAEGTAAMLFFLFLAVGHVIEPRSIFGGFSSPAFWLIFSGLIIGKAIKVSGLSDRLAYIFQGKGTGSYASVLARVVMAAVLFAFVVPSALGRIIILLPMLEAVAHNYGFKKEDTGFIGIMLAGVLGTYYPGFTILPSNLPNIIMAGSAETIYGITIGYMDYFLLHFPILGAGKALLLWLFILKAFPATLTAQGQERPPQAWQPAERIALVVLAAALILWMLDSIHGISPGWISLGAALIFLLLPKWFGTELFSGVKFDTLLFVACAIGVGEIIEVSGLGAFASTSLLHIVPLDGAGPAKSVPVILTMFMGTGLMTLMPSIPSVFVPLADGIAQASGLPLKSLLMLLVPAFSSFLLPYQAPPLIVTMHYGGITYRTMAKVTLSIFLFTLLIIFPLDLLWWKLLGVPLH
- a CDS encoding DsrE family protein, whose protein sequence is MYCLYAFNGDLMCFVHVLLNGLDMQERGKDVAIVLEGAAVTLVPELEKVSCPFHALYNKAKTTGLIDGVCKACSAKLGVLDAVNEAGLVLLDDMSGHPSMAAYTEKGYTIITF
- a CDS encoding sodium-dependent transporter: MAQREQWGSRAGFVLAAVGSAIGLGNIWRFPYMAYENGGGAFLIPYIFALLTAGIPFMILEFGMGHKFRGSAPKVFSRIGTKWEWLGWMQVLVALVISIYYVAVIGWTINYTGFAVNQAWGSDPKGFFFGEYLGLTGSPLELGGIRWPILGACTMAWAITWLACTSGIRKGIERACKVLIPLLFVLVLVLIFRVVNLPGAATGLDYLFNPDFSKLADFSVWADAYGQIFFSLSVGFAIMLAYSSYLPKEADINNNAAITVFMNCGFSMLAGIMIFAVLGNMAHATGQAVNDVAGAGVGLAFITIPAAINTMPAPVFFGTLFFVCLTMAGVSSHISIVEAVCSSFIDKFGWSRKKTTTLVCSFGFAMTVIFTTGGGLLILDIVDHFINNLCILGLALLEIVLMSYIVGLEDIRNHVNASSDFTVGNAWMLCLKLVTVAVLGYTFIMNIVTDYGTPYGGYATKDLLALGWSILPIAFVMSLALNRKQAVPGFIGKK
- a CDS encoding methionine/alanine import family NSS transporter small subunit, with the translated sequence MSTSAIIMMVVGLGVTWGGAAFCIRLAISKQND